GGCAGCCTCGTTCCGCGCCGGCCGGAGACGTCCTGAGCAACGGAGAAGCACTGATGCGCGACGTCTCCTTCTGGGTCTGGCTCGCCTTCCTGATCGGCTGGGTGGCGCTGCGCTGGCCGGCCATGCGCCGCGCCCGCAGGCTGCGCACCCGCGACGACCGGCGCGACACGCTCGACATAGCCCTGCTCGTCGACTGCGTCTTCGGCCTCGCCGTCCTGCCGGTCGCCTGGCGGCTCGGCCTGTTCCAGGGCATCGGCGACCGGCCGCAGGGCCTCGTGCCGCTCGTCCTCGGCATCGCCGCCGGCGCCGCGTTCCTGTGGCTCTTCCGCCGCAGCCACCGCGATCTCGGCCGCAACTGGTCGGTCAGCCTCGAACTGCGCGAAGGCCACCGGCTCGTCACCGGCGGCGTCTACGCCCATGTCCGCCACCCCATGTACGCCTCCTTCTTCCTCTGGGGCATCATGCAGGCGCTGCTCGTCGCCAACTGGTTCGCCGGTCTCGCCGGGCTGTTCGCCGTGACGCTGCTCTACGCGCTGCGCACCGGCCGCGAGGAAGCCATGATGCGCTCCGCCTTCGGCGCCGACTACGACGCCTACGCCGCCCGCACGAAGCGCCTGCTGCCGGGCGTCTACTGACCGGGGCGGTCCGCGCTCACAGAAGCGGCGCGGTTCCGGCGAGACCGCTGCGCGCGATCCAGGGCGTCTGCCGCCCGCCGGTCTCCGTCACCACCCGCCGCTTCAGCGCGCGGTAGACTTCGTCGAAGTCCAGCGCGCCGTCGCCATTCGCGTCTGCGGTCGCCCGGTCCGAGAAGATCGCCGCCAGCGCCGCCGTGAAGGCACCGCCGCCGAAGCGGGGTCCCTCCAGGCTGAACTGGCGGCCCTTGGAGGCCGAGATCACCGCCACGGCCGCAGCGCCCTGCGACAGCAGCCCGTCCACCGCCGCGTCGTTGCTCGCCGTGCCGGCCGCACCCGAATGGCAGGCGTCGAGGAACACGAACACCCGGCCCGGCAGCCGGCGCAGCGCGGCGGAGAGATCGTCCATGCCGATGGCCGTCTGCGCCAGCCCGTCGAGCCGCGTCCCCCGGTCGGCCAGCCGGAAGGCACCGGCCTCGTCCACCAGCCCGTGCCCGGCCACGTGCAGGAACAGCGTGTCGTCCGGCCCCATGCGCGCAGCGATCACGTCGAGCCTCGAAGGCAGCAATGCCGCCAGCTCGGCCGCGTCCGCGATCACCTCCGTCTCGACGCCGGCATAATAGGGCGATCCTGCTGCCGCCGCGGCGGCGAAGCGGCGGGCGTCCTGGACGGCATAGCGCAGGGTCCCGATGGCCGGGTCGTCGTACCGGTCCGTGCCCACCGCAAGCACGAACAGCCGGCCGCGGGCCTGCGCGGGACCGTCGACCGGCCGCTGTCCTTCGATTTCCCCGACCGCCACGTCCACCGTCAGGCTCGCGAGACCGCGCGCGTCGAGAACCCGCGCCGAGACGACGCGCGTTTCCGGCGAAAGGGTCACGCGGCGTTCCACCGCGGCCGTGCGGCCCGACAGCGGCACGGCCTCCACCGGACGGCCGTCGCGGAAGAGGGTCAGCCGCGCCAGGTCGGCCTCGCCCTCGGCTACGGCTTCGAAGATGGCCTCGCCCTTCGTCGCGCCTGCGCGCGCCCGCAGCGTCAGGCGCGGCGGAATGCCGGGTGCGGCCGCGCCGGGGCGGGCGCCTCCGCGCAGGGTCTCCTCCACCAGCCCCGACGCCGCCAGCACCCCGCCGAACTGCGCGAGCTCGTAGAGGTTGCGGTCGCCGGGGAACTTCAGATGCACGTGGCGCGCGCCTTCCGGCGTCGCCTCGAAGCGGAAGCCGCTGCCGTAGGCCACCACCTCGTCGTCCACGAAGCGCCCCGCGAGCACCGCTGCGCCCGAGCCGATCGCATGCACGAAGAAGCGTCCGTCGGCGTTGATCTGCACGAGATGCCGCCCGTCGTCCGACAGCGCGATCTCCGCCACGTTGGCGAAGCCCTCCAGTCGGGCCTGGCGAAACGTCACGGAGCGATCCGCCAGGTCGAGCAGGGCCAGTTCGCCGCGGCTGTTGAGCAGCGCCAGGTGCCGCTCGTCCGGGCGGAACACCCGCAGCTCGTCGTGGAAGGTCATGTCGAGAAGCTCGTCCGGCGCGTCCCCCGCGTCCTCCGCATCGGCCAGCATCTCTGGATTGTCGGCATAGCGCGGGTCGAAAGCCAGCATGTCGCCGTCGAGCGTCTGT
The nucleotide sequence above comes from Aquibium microcysteis. Encoded proteins:
- a CDS encoding protein-S-isoprenylcysteine O-methyltransferase, whose product is MRDVSFWVWLAFLIGWVALRWPAMRRARRLRTRDDRRDTLDIALLVDCVFGLAVLPVAWRLGLFQGIGDRPQGLVPLVLGIAAGAAFLWLFRRSHRDLGRNWSVSLELREGHRLVTGGVYAHVRHPMYASFFLWGIMQALLVANWFAGLAGLFAVTLLYALRTGREEAMMRSAFGADYDAYAARTKRLLPGVY